In Flavobacterium piscisymbiosum, the sequence GCACTGAACTTAAAACTTTGAATCTTAAACTTGAAACGGTTAATAGCTTTTTGTTTTGTTTCAGGTTTTTCTTGTTTCAAGTTACCGTATAGAACGTGAAACCTGAAACTTGAAACCTTTCAACTTAATTTAATATTTCTTCAAATTGTTTGAAATTTAATTTTTTTTCGGAATTGTCAAATACCGCAAAAACTATTTTTTTGAAAGCACCTGCATATTTTTCAGCAATAATTTTTTTGAATAATTGTGCTACATCTTTGGGTTCATTTCTAAAAACACCGCAGCCCCAAGCTCCCAAAATCAATGTTTCGCTTTTTTGTTGTAAAGCAATTGCCAAAACTTTATCCATTCTGTTTTTTAAGACCTTTTCTGTTTCAGCAATTTCTTCTTTTCGGTTATGCTGCAGCATCGCGCCTTTGTTTGGTGCAGGTGCTGTAATTACGTCTGCGACAAATGGTTTTTCAAAATAATCTCCATTATCATCATTCCAAAACAAAACATTCGGACTATAAATCATGTAATCTGAATATAAAAACGAAGATTGATTTCTATTAAAATCGTACATCGCTTTGTCTTTGATCTGCGTTTCATACAGGTTTGAAGATCTTGCCAGACTTTCTTCCTGAGCCGAAGCGCCTCCTAAAAATCCACCGCCCGGATTTTTTGCAGAAGCAAAATTCAGAACACAGATTTTACCGTTTTTCTCTTCAACGATTGCTTCAATTGTAGAACAGTTTTTGGTGACAATTTCTGTTTCAAACGTATTAGAAATTGGTGTTTTCAGGATTGCATCCCAATCGTTTGGCGCAATTGTAAACGTATTTTGTATCGATTCTTTGAGTTCTTTTTCTATAACTACCTTTTTTCCTTTATATTCATAAAAACCATTTTTTACGATTTCTAAGGTTTTATTGGCTATTTCGACTCTGTAATTTTTATTCATAATTCTAATTTTACAACCTCAACCTTTTCATCATCAAAATCTTTAAAAGAGTTCGTTGTAAATATTTTGTCGAAACAATCTAAAACTTCAAAACCTTTATTAAAGATTCCGTGGCTTACGGCTAAGTATAATTTTCCGGCATTTTTGTTTTTTAATTCTTCGGCTAAGCCAACAAAAGTTCCGCCGCCGTCGCAAATGTCATCTACAATTAAACAATCCATGCCGTTTAGATCGTCTTCGTATACTTTGAAACCAGATAATTTTCCGGTTTTTACATCGCGGCTTTTACTGCATTCTACTACATCAACTCCACCTAAAAATTCAGAAACTTTGTAGATCTTTTTAAGAGCGCCACCATCCGGAGAAATCAATTTTACGTTTTCGCCAATTACTTTTAAAACTTGTTGAATAAAAGTATGGTTCGGAATCACTTCGCAATTGTTTACCAATGCCGGAGTAACTTCAGAATGCGCATCAAAAACAAAAACTTTGTTTAGCTGAAGTCCGTTGATGATATCTGCATATACTTTTACAGAAAGCGGTTCTCCTTTTATCATGACACGATCTTGTCTTGCCGCCGGAAAATACGGAATAAACAAATCGATTACTTTAACATCCATTCTGCGTAAAGCATCTACCGTGATACACAATAAACCCAAATCGTTGAATGAATTTAATCTATGTGTGATGGTTACTTTTTCAGTGTGATCAAAATCTGGATTGATTTTAATGTGTGGTTCTCCGCCAGAAAATGTAAAACTTTGAAATTTGATTTCTTCCTGATTAAGTATCGGAGTGAATTTTGGGTCTAGGTTAAGTATCATAGCTTTTATAGTTTGCGTTAATTATACGCAAATGTAGAATTAAATTTTAAATAAACAATTTATTTTGTGTAAAAATTACGCAAACTTTATTTCGAAGTGAAAGCCTTTATCTATTAATTCATTGTATTTCAATTTATTAAATCGAAATAATTTTGCCGGACGACCACTTTTTATGGGTGAAAATTTTTCTGTTTCTTCTAAAAATCCATAACTAAGGATTTTTTTTCTAAAATTTCTTCGGTCGATTTCTTTCTCTAAAATGGTACAATAAAGATTTTCGAGGTCTGAAAACAGAAATTCCGCCGGAAGCAAATCGAAACCAATTGGTTCGTAAGTCAGTTTTGCTTTTAATCTTAAAATGGCTTTCTCAATAATTAAATTATGATCGAATGCCAAAGAAGGGATTTCGTCAATTTTGTACCATTGTACTTTATCCGCATCGGTATCGGCTTTAATTTCCAGATTCGAAGCATCTACTAAAGCGTAATACGCAACCGAAATAACACGATTTCTGGAATCTCTGTGAATATCATCTCCAAAAGTGTACAGCTGCTCCATAAAAGTAAGCTGGACATTGGTTTCTTCGTGTAATTCCCGAATTACCGCATCACTCAAAGATTCATCATTTTTTACTAATCCGCCTGGTAAAGCCCAATATTTATCGGCCGAACCAAATTTTTGTTCGATTAAAAGAACATATAAACCATTGTTTTTATATCCAAAAACAATGGCATCAACGGCGATTCTAATATTTTGTAAATTTTCCATAACTTAAAAAAGAGTTTGCGACGAATTGCACTAATTTTATCGAATTATTATTTTGCCACAGATTAAAAGATTAAAATGATTTCGAATCTGTGAGAATCTTTTAATCTGTGGCTAACTTTTTAACCACAAAGAATTAGTGCTAATTCGTGGAATTCGTGGCCAAAAAAAAAGATTTTGTGGCTAAAAAAATTATAATCTATTACCAAAAAACAACTTCAATTCTTTAGAAATAATATCAAAAAAAGAATTCAGATTATTGTTTTTAGCCGTTAATAAATAAACGTATTCTTCCGGCACGTGAAAACTATTCCACAATAATTGCAGTTTATTTTCTTTGATATATTTTCTCGCATTACAATTCCACGTTATGGCTACTCCTTCATTATCTACCAACATTCTAAGCATTTCAGATTCTGACGGAATAATATAATTAGGCACCATCGATGGGCGTTTTTTATTAAAAGCGTGCAGCCAGAATAATTTTATATGCGGAATTCTGGCATCGTGACTGTACCATTTTTGTTCGTTAAGCCATAGCTCTAAGTCTGTAAAATTGTCTGCTTTTAATTTCTGACGAAATTCTGTTGCATCCAAATTTACTGGCGCCACCATAATCAGCTTAATTTTTCCGACGATTTCATAAATAGTGTCAAACGTATCAAAACGTTTTGTGGTGATGGCAAAATCAAGTTTTTTGGCATCGACAAGCGCAAATAGCGCATCATTATCTGCAAAGGTAAAATCGATTAAATCAAATTTAGAGATTAACAAATTGCCAATACAATTAAAAAGATCTTTCGAAATACCTACCGATATTAATCTGTTTGCGTCCTCAGCCTTTGCCCTAAAAGTATTCTCTACATTTTCAAGGCGATCGAGCGCATCAATGATTAAATTATTCAGTAACTTAGCGTATTCCGTTGGTTCTACGCCCTTTGACTTTCGGTTAAACAATTTATTACCCACATGAGCTTCCAGCATTGAGATTTGCTGGCTAACTGCAGGCTGACTCATAAACAACTCTTTTGCAGCGATAGAAAAATTTCCGTTTTTATAAACCGCTTTAAATGTTCTGTACCATTCGAGATTTACCATGACATAAATTTATTTATAACAAACATAGTTTATTTTATTTTTACAAATATCACTTAAGCTGTAAATTTGACAAAAATTTAAACTTATGAAAAAAATAGCATTACTTACGATTATAACCTTAACAGCTTTTAGCTCAACCGCTATAGCTCAAAAAACAAATAAAAAAAGTATGAAAAAAGTATTATTTGTTGTAACCAGTAACGATAAACTGGGCAATACAGGAGAAAAAACTGGATTTTGGTCAGAAGAACTTGCTGCACCTTATTATGAATTATTAGATCAGGGAGTAGAAATTACAATTGCAACTCCGCTTGGAGGTCAGCCACCAATTGACCCAAAAAGCGCCGATCCTGCATCTGCAACTGAAGACACAAAACGTTTTGATGCCGATAAAACATTACAGGAAAAATTAAAACACACGCTTAAACTTTCGACTATTAATCAAAAAGATTATGATGCTGTTTTTTATCCTGGAGGTCACGGACCACTTTGGGATTTAGTCGAAGATAAAAACTCAATTGCTTTAATCGAATCTTTTTATACGCACAAAAAACCAGTAGCTTTTGTTTGTCACGCTCCGGCAGTTTTGAAAAACGTAAAAGTAAACGGTGAATTTTTAGTAAAAGGCAAAAAAGTAACCGGTTTTACCAATGAAGAGGAAGAAGCAGTTGGATTAACCAAAGTTGTTCCGTTTTTATTAGAAGATGCTTTAACCCAAAACGGCGGTAAATTCTCAAAAGGACCAAACTGGGCACCATATGCTGTAGAAGATGGTCTTTTGATTACAGGACAAAACCCGGCATCATCTAAATTGGTAGCTGGTAAATTATTGGAGAAATTAAAGTAAGATGCTAAGGGACTAAGGTTCTAAGTTGCTAAGATTTTCTGCTGGCAACTTAAAAACTCAATATCTTATTCACTAATTAATAAAATTTAAATAATAACGATGCTAAGTTTGCTGGGTAAATTCAAAGAAAAAAAACTTAGAACCTCAGAAACTTAGCATCTCAGAAACTTAAAAAAACATGCTAAACTTTGAATTATATAATCCGACGAATTTAATCTTCGGAAAAGGACAAATAGAAAAACTTTCGACTTTGGTTCCAAAAGACGCTAAAATCTTATTGGCTTACGGTGGTGGAAGTATTTTTCAGAACGGAATTCACGAACAGGTAATCAAGAATCTTAAAGGTTT encodes:
- a CDS encoding TIGR02452 family protein, whose amino-acid sequence is MNKNYRVEIANKTLEIVKNGFYEYKGKKVVIEKELKESIQNTFTIAPNDWDAILKTPISNTFETEIVTKNCSTIEAIVEEKNGKICVLNFASAKNPGGGFLGGASAQEESLARSSNLYETQIKDKAMYDFNRNQSSFLYSDYMIYSPNVLFWNDDNGDYFEKPFVADVITAPAPNKGAMLQHNRKEEIAETEKVLKNRMDKVLAIALQQKSETLILGAWGCGVFRNEPKDVAQLFKKIIAEKYAGAFKKIVFAVFDNSEKKLNFKQFEEILN
- the prs gene encoding ribose-phosphate diphosphokinase gives rise to the protein MILNLDPKFTPILNQEEIKFQSFTFSGGEPHIKINPDFDHTEKVTITHRLNSFNDLGLLCITVDALRRMDVKVIDLFIPYFPAARQDRVMIKGEPLSVKVYADIINGLQLNKVFVFDAHSEVTPALVNNCEVIPNHTFIQQVLKVIGENVKLISPDGGALKKIYKVSEFLGGVDVVECSKSRDVKTGKLSGFKVYEDDLNGMDCLIVDDICDGGGTFVGLAEELKNKNAGKLYLAVSHGIFNKGFEVLDCFDKIFTTNSFKDFDDEKVEVVKLEL
- a CDS encoding NUDIX hydrolase — protein: MENLQNIRIAVDAIVFGYKNNGLYVLLIEQKFGSADKYWALPGGLVKNDESLSDAVIRELHEETNVQLTFMEQLYTFGDDIHRDSRNRVISVAYYALVDASNLEIKADTDADKVQWYKIDEIPSLAFDHNLIIEKAILRLKAKLTYEPIGFDLLPAEFLFSDLENLYCTILEKEIDRRNFRKKILSYGFLEETEKFSPIKSGRPAKLFRFNKLKYNELIDKGFHFEIKFA
- a CDS encoding LysR family transcriptional regulator, which gives rise to MVNLEWYRTFKAVYKNGNFSIAAKELFMSQPAVSQQISMLEAHVGNKLFNRKSKGVEPTEYAKLLNNLIIDALDRLENVENTFRAKAEDANRLISVGISKDLFNCIGNLLISKFDLIDFTFADNDALFALVDAKKLDFAITTKRFDTFDTIYEIVGKIKLIMVAPVNLDATEFRQKLKADNFTDLELWLNEQKWYSHDARIPHIKLFWLHAFNKKRPSMVPNYIIPSESEMLRMLVDNEGVAITWNCNARKYIKENKLQLLWNSFHVPEEYVYLLTAKNNNLNSFFDIISKELKLFFGNRL
- a CDS encoding type 1 glutamine amidotransferase domain-containing protein gives rise to the protein MKKIALLTIITLTAFSSTAIAQKTNKKSMKKVLFVVTSNDKLGNTGEKTGFWSEELAAPYYELLDQGVEITIATPLGGQPPIDPKSADPASATEDTKRFDADKTLQEKLKHTLKLSTINQKDYDAVFYPGGHGPLWDLVEDKNSIALIESFYTHKKPVAFVCHAPAVLKNVKVNGEFLVKGKKVTGFTNEEEEAVGLTKVVPFLLEDALTQNGGKFSKGPNWAPYAVEDGLLITGQNPASSKLVAGKLLEKLK